One window from the genome of Dermacentor variabilis isolate Ectoservices unplaced genomic scaffold, ASM5094787v1 scaffold_13, whole genome shotgun sequence encodes:
- the LOC142566830 gene encoding uncharacterized protein LOC142566830: protein MYNKGVLFSEMYPPKRPDDMLVKQPVPRAIINSNCPMGIMFRPQEQVKENLASLDRLLGRLGQPNEMFGAESTPIEEVSDDFLLEVVVTEDERNNIARQTILQSGCPQWHPLRMCRISASSKAHRIKTRQADFENLAKQLATPHSFKSAAYEYSVAKEPVARHEYISKEGRKVTQVGLVISIAQPWFCCSPDGLVDEKQGICLLEIKAPSRCETEPVVNENINVDYLRYEEQKLQLRESHVYYTQVQISMYVVDASICDFHVYSSKGSKFVEVRRNVRLLSEKKLCRNWSRFLGTTSQPC from the exons ATGTATAACAAGGGAGTATTGTTTTCGGAAATGTACCCACCTAAGCGTCCAGATGACATGCTGGTGAAGCAACCTGTGCCCAGAGCCATCATCAACTCAAACTGCCCTATGGGCATAATGTTCCGCCCACAGGAGCAAGTAAAGGAAAATCTAGCAAGCTTGGACAGACTGCTCGGGCGCCTGGGTCAGCCCAACGAAATGTTCGGAGCAGAGAGCACTCCAATTGAAGAAGTGAGTGACGACTTCCTTCTTGAGGTAGTGGTGACAGAGGATGAACGCAACAACATTGCAAGACAAACGATTCTACAGAGTGGATGCCCACAGTGGCATCCACTAC GTATGTGTAGAATTTCAGCGAGTTCCAAGGCTCACAGGATAAAGACACGTCAAGCAGACTTTGAAAACTTAGCAAAACAACTAGCAACGCCACACTCCTTTAAAAGCGCTGCATATGAATACAGTGTGGCAAAAGAGCCAGTCGCACGGCACGAGTACATATCCAAAGAGGGGCGCAAGGTGACTCAAGTGGGACTTGTCATCAGCATTGCGCAGCCATGGTTTTGCTGTAGCCCGGATGGTTTGGTGGACGaaaagcaaggaatctgcttgCTGGAGATCAAGGCCCCTTCCAGATGCGAGACAGAGCCCGTTGTTAATGAGAACATAAATGTGGACTATCTCCGCTATGAAGAACAAAAGCTGCAACTACGGGAAAGTCATGTGTACTACACACAAGTTCAAATAAGCATGTATGTTGTAGATGCGAGCATATGTGACTTCCACGTGTACTCGTCAAAGGGGTCGAAATTTGTAGAAGTAAGAAGGAACGTACGACTCCTTTCTGAAAAAAAGTTGTGCCGAAATTGGAGTCGTTTTTTAGGCACTACTTCCCAGCCGTGCTGA